gagagacagacaaacgcaCTGACCCTCACACAATGTGATAAAGTCAATGTTTATTTCCACATTCTATTCCCGGTTTCATGACCTGTACACCTGTTAATGCGGTAACATGGGTGGGCTTCCCGAAAGAGGCCATTCAGTGTGCATGTGACAACAGAACTAGCATTACACAACAGTGTTCTCACTTCTGGTTACCCTCATTCATTTTggcctttttttaaatgattcaTTTTGTAAACATGGACATTAAtaaaaaatatccttatataCTAGTAAATGGGCCAAAGTTCATACAACATATTAAGATTCTCATCTTTCAATGAAACTGGACAGAAACAGGCAGGCATAAAATAATAGAACACAAGCTCATATTGAACCATTCTAGGAGAAATGCAGTTTTAAGTCATGCATAAATCTAATTAGACACACTGCAAGTCTGTGCTGGTCAAATGCACAAACGTAACCATGGAATTGAAGATTGTTTTCATTTTAATGTCAAAATAGCTTCTTACACAGCATTTTTGTTCTGTATGAAAATGCCGACACATCAATGTCTGAGAATACCTAGTATTCATTATGGTAAGATGTCCATACACCGAGTAGTCTACATAGTTGAGAAGTTGATCAAATCCTGTATCAAAAGCAGTTATGGTGACCTGGTGCATGACAAATTCGTCATGAGCATGGTCATGTAGATGATGATATGACCCTGTTGCCATCAGCTTATGAACTAGATTCAGACTCAAACTGTCCATATCTCAGAACTCAACACGCCTTCCAAAGTCGACATGTTGATCGTGGCTGTGGAACAAACACCTGCATATCTGGCTTTACGCGACTACCAAACCATCCCATCATGGCTAGGGTCTGAGAAATGGACCAGGGTGCTGAATCTAGGGCTAGAGGCTTTCACTGAGTTGCATTGCCTGAGTTGCACAGTTCTATACATTTGAGtccatttccttttttttttttttttttttttttttaacacactgCATAGTTTCAAAAGAAAGTGTCAAATTTCCCTTATGAATAAATATATACCCCTGTTGCATAGAGGTTTGAGACACTCCTAGACTAGTGATTCAGGACAACTGAAGTATCCAGTTCTAGTAGTGGTAGTTACCCTGCTCCATAAGAACTGGTCAAGGAGTGGCTCAAACAGAGAACCAGTCTTGGTTCCTATCTTGAGGAATATTCCAGAACAAAACTGGGCCAGTTTATATTTGTGTGCAGAGCTCAGATGTGAAACATTACAAATAGGAGGTAACGATAGAGCCAAAAAAAAGTTagctaaagaaaaaaaacaaatacacagaaTCAATTACAGTACGGACATGGCAAAATGTATCATTATCTAATTTATACCATTGAACGAAATATTAACCAAAATTAGGTTTCACAATAAACTATATTCACGTTGCATAAATATGTTGGAATGAGGTTATGAAGACAGAATATCCCTCTGCTTGCAGAGTCATCAGGGTTGTTGCCATGCATGCTTCCCCATAGTCAGCTAAAGCACTCTGCAATAAGGGAAAACTGGAAACTATTTGCTAATATACTCACAGAATTCCAGAGTATGGGCGCAAATTGATTATACACTTATTataatatgtattattattattattcaactgAGTTTAATAGCTACTCACTTAACAGTTTAATGAGGTTCTCTCAACTGATCAGTTTAAAGTTTAGTAAGCAttctcacatccacaaaacgtctTAGAGAGGTAACTAAcgtaacatacagtacagtaacagCAGCAGAGATTGGGATTGCATCAGCCAAACGCAACAGAAGTTGTTGGGTAAAATGTAGGACATTGTTACCAACTTGGCAAAGCTTACAGAATGTTGAGgtttgagagaaagaaatagaataataatTACATATTGGCAAAGAGACCTTAAGTGAAAGGCAGTGTACATTGAGTTCAACAGGGTGTTATGGAATGGAAAAAGAGCATTGCTCAACATATGGCTTATTCAATAGGATACAGCATCCATAATGATATCGCCATgactctacgatacatattgttaCATTTTTGCACCGCAATGTATCGTACCatgatatattgttacacccctacttgtaacacacagaaaaacatgaTCAATcaaagaggatacaatttctccCTGGGTCACCATGCAGTTCTTTATGAATGTTGCATCCTATCGAATATTCCACAATTTCCTTGAGTTGTGAATGCTCCTggcgtgcacatacacacacacacacacaaaccaggggAATGAACCCACATCCTCTGTAGAGTCCGGAACAGTCCGTGAGGAGCTTTGGAAGCTTGTAGTCAGAACATAGGCCACAGGACAGAGAGGGCTCGGCCACAGCCCTGAATGAGGTAGTTGGTTGGGTGGATATGAGCTAGCTGGCCAGGGACCAACATTGGCagcgcgagggggggggggggggggggagctgtagCTACCGGTAAACCCCAGCCGCTGGGCTGGCAGagaggaccagaggagagggagggggctgcaGCTACGTGGCCCTCACTCCTTTCACTGACAGTCCATGTGCAAAAGGTGTCTTCCTCGACGGAAGTGGCTGCTCCTATCAGAATGGGCTGTGTTATGGTCTGCAAGCCCCCCTCAGAAAAGAACACATAAATCTCTTTACAACATGCTTTATATTGAACAGTACTATACGAAACATTCCCTACCCTGTTCttaactagcctggtcctaccagactctcgtacatttcatttgcacAGAGTCTGGGCACTGCCCATTGACAGaagttaacttccttgaaggcgggtactctgcccagagccactctggatctgccataaccaatcgctaacgttcgccttagccaactccttcaccactaacgaagcgagctggaaaatcaaacttttcccaaaccccgtggggaggagggccacaacatcatgaccaccaacaaaactcagcaaagactgttcttgctccggctttaacttctggatattcgtcAGCGTTGCCACAAACGGAcagaatggcttcgctcgcatctttatCCGccaccattactgaactacaactcaaactagtgcacaacgtcatcgttctcagccactccctctgttcgctgattggacaggtaaaAATTGGCCGGAGAAAAACGGCGAATATACCGCAAACCCAGACTGACTTACTGAAGGAAAATAAAAATGGACTGGAAGTACGTAGGATGGCGGAGCCAGACTAGTTCTTAACGTCCTCTGTAATAAATTAATTGTGTTTTTGTAGCGGTTGACCAAAGAGTTATCAAGTTAATCGACAAAAGAGACTGGAAGGTAAACCAGCAAGGAATGGTTCGCTCTGTGACCATGGCAACCCACCCGAAGGCAGAATGGAAAAGTTCTCATGACGGTAAGAGTTCCAGTAGAGTATCACCCCCTGGTGGCCAGACCCTGTTAGGGCATCTTCATGAACAGGCCGTTGTCCAGTGAGGGCACGGGCATGGGGCAGGGGAACTGAAAGAGGCTCATGTCTGCAGTCAGAGCAGCCATGGCGGTGGGGTCGTGCTCTATCTGCGTCCTCAGAGACGGGTCgatcttctccagcctccgttTGAGCCTCTTGGCCTCCCTCTCGCGGATCAGCCTGGCCTGCCTCTTCTCCGGCGTCTCGTTGGCCCTCTTCTGCCTCAtggcctccctgtccctctgcaGCCTCCGAGCCCTCTGCTCCTCCGTCTCCTGCAGCCTCTGCATCCTCTTGGCCTCGCGGTCGCGCAGCCTCCGGACCTCGCGTTCCTCGGCCGACTCGCACGCCCGCTTGGTCTTCTTGGCCGTGCGCTCGCGCTCCAGCCGCTGCATGCGCGCCTCCACGGGCTCGTTCTTCCTGCGCATCGCCCACTTCCTCATGGAGGGCGACTGGGCCTCCACCAGCTGCTGGTAGGCCACACAGCTGTTACACACCAGCAGTACCCCCGCCGGGTACACGGGCATGGGGTTCAGGATGTCTGAGAGGGGAGGCAGCCCCGCGGCCGAAGGGCAGAGGGCgtcggggaggggaggcagcgaGGGGAGGAGGCTGTCTGGCAGCGAGGGGAGGGTGTGTCCCGGGCCTTGGCCTGGGCCTGGTCCTGGGCAAGGGTGGGCTGAGCCTGGGTGGCTGGGATGGCCAGCTCCATGATGGCCGGGGTGACTCTGGTGGCCCAGGCCGGGGTTGTTGTGGTGGCCTGGGTGGTTGGGGTGGCCCGGGCCAGCATGACCCGGGTGACCTGGTCCTGGGTGGCCAGAATGTCCAGGGTTTCCCAtggggctgctggagagggactGGGACATGGAGCAGGTCTCGTCTCCACTGCTGCACTCCATGCTGCCTGTGTTGAGGATCTCTCTCAGCTTCCCACTGAGGACGAGTACACAGGGAAGAGGTTAGGATAATCAAAACAAATCCAAACATTCCTGGGATGAAATAAACTTCTCATTGACCTGAATCCTAAAAATGGATAGATGGGTTGATTTTGTgggaaggcaggggaggggtgTTACTGCCTGCTAGAGCTCTGTGGTGCCCTTCTGCAGGTCTGAGGGAGTTGCTGTGGAACCACAGACCTGTTGAAGTTGTTGGTGTCGGTGAAGCGGGTTCCACAGACGGCACAGTTGGAGTGGCGGTCCTCAGAGTGGATGAGGAGGTGGCGCCCCAGGGAGCCGGGGGAGCTCAGAGCACGCCCACACACCGGGCACACATAGCTCTTACTGCCACCCAGCATGGAGGTGtgctacagagacacacagagagacacacagagagaaacagagagagacacacagagagagagacacagagagacagacacagagagagagacacagagagagagacacagagagagagacacacagagagacacacacagagagagagacacacagacatacagagagagacacagagagaaagagaaacagataaACAGAGTGTTaggatgagagagtgagacattgatagagagacagagagagggaatgggtgAAAGACAGAAAAGAACGTATTTTTATTGAGGTACAACATCAAAACAATGCATAACACATGAACTTCAGAGCCACAGCATCTCATTGTTGGTCCATGTGAAATTCTATTCCTAGTCATGAAAGCAGTTCACAAACAGGGTCAAACATCGGTTCGGACAGAGTAAGTCGATTATTGGATCATTTTAGACTCCTATATAGCCGCCCTGTCCAATTGGGATGTGATGAGAGTTGCTCTGACCGGGGTTTAGAGACGATTACCTACTGATGGCTCATTAGACCCCTGACCCAAACCCAGGGGCTAAGCAGGCTTGGTAAACTAAGCTGGACTAGCCACATTAGTGTTTGGCACAGTTGTGCAAGGATAGACTGGGCAGTGCCAGCTTAGTACTGGGCTGTGCTGAATGGGGTTGGTGCTGTACTGGACGAGGCTGTACTAACCTGGTAGACGTGTGCGATAAGCTGCTCTGGGCAGCTGAAGTCCAGGGTGCAGAGAGGACACACAAAGTTGCTGCCCAGGTCGGCCCCTTCGTCGTTCTCCTAGGAGGGACAGAACATGAGAGGTCAGGGACATCGGTCAAGACCCACACGCGGCAGAGGATGTCCAAACCTGCAGCCCGCGCTTAATATCCTGCTGGATATTAGGCACACTAGACATGGGACTGTCCTGATTCATAGTCAAGCTGTCAACCTCCGACTTCTCCTTGAGCTATCTGGTTGGTCCTAATGGCAGGAGATATGCTGGATGTGctggcgcacgtgtgtgtgagtgagtcaggtgggtggagggtggtgagAGAACTCCCCCCAGGCCTCGATGAATCACGGACTGCTCCTGTGACACAATAGTCGGCGTGGTCCTAGGTGTGATTCACTGCATGCAAACCGAGACCGGGTCTATCTTTCGAAAGCTGTGAAGGAACAAGCAAACGTCGCCCGGGAGAAGCCCAGCTGACCTCTTTGACCCCTCCGCCCTGTAGGCGGCACTGTGCTCTCTTGGAGGTCATGTGGTCGTCGGCCGAGGTGTTGGAGGAAGAGTCGTCGCCGGGGTTGTCAAGGTCACTGTCGCTGTCTTCTGCGGGAAAAAACACAAACCTATTGACACGGGCGGACGACGACCAGGTCGTAGCTGAGATCTCACAAGTGTCTCCTTCCTCAGTGGTTCATTATCTCCTCATCGCTGAGGAAAAGGAGGACGAGGTCTGAGGTCCCCGCCCTCAGACCACCTGCTCTACGCAAGGTGGGGAGAAGACGCAAAGGAGCGACTCGTACGATTTAGCGTTCCTCGGACCACGCCTACTCGAGTGATCCCACCGCAAGCCCCCTCCACGAGCTCCCGTACGGCCAACAGGCCTCACGTACCTGATATGCTGTCCTGCTCTTGGGAGTTGTTGCTGTGGCATTCGCTGTCCTCGGTGAAGTCATCCCTGCCCTCCATGTTAATCGTGTGCAGAGGGCCTGTGATGCCTGCTGTATGGAACGGCCCTGGGGACACATgggggatgaatggatggagagTCAGACCGGCAGCTACAAGTAACCAGTCCCATCCATATGGCACCAGGCCTCCTCAGTGTACAGGCTGTTTACTAAAGGAATTTGCCACTCCCTTTCAGTGATCGGCCATCGGGCAACTAAATACTACAGTGGataccttttatttatttatttcaaactcATAATGAGAAATCCTTGATGAATAGGATAGAATGCAACACCCACTTCCCTGGTCTGCATGTTTTTGGGACACAAATTAATTCTTAAACGCTAGAGACCCTGTTTACTTATACTCTGAAGCTTCCCTGACAAGGATGCTTTTCTATTCCCAAACAAGCACATACAAAGCTGCATGAATACATAGCCGGGCAGCAGAAGAGCGTACTGACACATATGCATAcactcactgcacacacacacacatcccaacccCCACTTTGTTTtggctcacacacatatacatgcgcgcgcgcacacacacacacacacacacacactcacaggcatgcTGCAGTCCCAGGGGAAGGCAGCCTGCACTCTTTTCCACTAGCCTCCTCCTGCCTTGCTagttgtgtcccccccccccctctctctctctcacagtaccacccacacacagcacagcctggCTCACCCTCTGTCCTGCCTGCTCCGACGca
The window above is part of the Osmerus mordax isolate fOsmMor3 chromosome 13, fOsmMor3.pri, whole genome shotgun sequence genome. Proteins encoded here:
- the znf821 gene encoding zinc finger protein 821 isoform X2, with the translated sequence MEGRDDFTEDSECHSNNSQEQDSISEDSDSDLDNPGDDSSSNTSADDHMTSKRAQCRLQGGGVKEENDEGADLGSNFVCPLCTLDFSCPEQLIAHVYQHTSMLGGSKSYVCPVCGRALSSPGSLGRHLLIHSEDRHSNCAVCGTRFTDTNNFNSGKLREILNTGSMECSSGDETCSMSQSLSSSPMGNPGHSGHPGPGHPGHAGPGHPNHPGHHNNPGLGHQSHPGHHGAGHPSHPGSAHPCPGPGPGQGPGHTLPSLPDSLLPSLPPLPDALCPSAAGLPPLSDILNPMPVYPAGVLLVCNSCVAYQQLVEAQSPSMRKWAMRRKNEPVEARMQRLERERTAKKTKRACESAEEREVRRLRDREAKRMQRLQETEEQRARRLQRDREAMRQKRANETPEKRQARLIREREAKRLKRRLEKIDPSLRTQIEHDPTAMAALTADMSLFQFPCPMPVPSLDNGLFMKMP
- the znf821 gene encoding zinc finger protein 821 isoform X1, which codes for MSRRKQTNPFKVNWPFHTAGITGPLHTINMEGRDDFTEDSECHSNNSQEQDSISEDSDSDLDNPGDDSSSNTSADDHMTSKRAQCRLQGGGVKEENDEGADLGSNFVCPLCTLDFSCPEQLIAHVYQHTSMLGGSKSYVCPVCGRALSSPGSLGRHLLIHSEDRHSNCAVCGTRFTDTNNFNSGKLREILNTGSMECSSGDETCSMSQSLSSSPMGNPGHSGHPGPGHPGHAGPGHPNHPGHHNNPGLGHQSHPGHHGAGHPSHPGSAHPCPGPGPGQGPGHTLPSLPDSLLPSLPPLPDALCPSAAGLPPLSDILNPMPVYPAGVLLVCNSCVAYQQLVEAQSPSMRKWAMRRKNEPVEARMQRLERERTAKKTKRACESAEEREVRRLRDREAKRMQRLQETEEQRARRLQRDREAMRQKRANETPEKRQARLIREREAKRLKRRLEKIDPSLRTQIEHDPTAMAALTADMSLFQFPCPMPVPSLDNGLFMKMP